One window of the Salvia splendens isolate huo1 chromosome 1, SspV2, whole genome shotgun sequence genome contains the following:
- the LOC121796045 gene encoding uncharacterized protein LOC121796045: protein MSLSLLQSYSSADEDEEDQLSDDDISSFEEPNHAVPRTVRSYKPLFDSDPPSSSSLPSALDAFSEVEGPPQFLNNSVKEEAVKEDVQRWRHGGKRHRKEKKGLPSGAVLESKAQLVGIHERVRSDIGSKTSEAPSGDSVVGTKGGKRVATVANPNAEDAAELLRMCLACGVPKTYSHTKGMVCPMCGDRPPPAESDAVRKKGSAIKDKEKSKRMKGQSSHATWKSETEMQLRQQFD from the exons ATGAGCTTATCTCTGCTGCAAAGCTACTCCTCCGCCGACGAAGACGAAGAAGACCAATTGTCGGATGATGACATCTCCTCCTTCGAAGAGCCCAACCACGCCGTTCCCCGCACCGTCCGCTCTTATAAACCCTTGTTCGATTCCGATCCGCCCTCCTCTTCCTCTCTTCCCTCCGCTCTCGACGCCTTCTCCGAA GTTGAAGGACCGCCGCAGTTCCTGAACAATAGTGTTAAAGAAGAAGCGGTGAAAGAGGATGTGCAGCGCTGGAGGCACGGCGGTAAAAGGCATCGTAAAGAAAAGAAAGGCTTGCCCTCAg GTGCTGTGTTGGAATCTAAGGCGCAGTTGGTCGGGATCCATGAGAGAGTGAGAAGTGATATTGGGAGCAAAACCTCTGAAGCTCCATCTGGTGATTCTGTAGTCGGTACAAAGGGTGGGAAGCGCGTTGCAACTGTTGCCAACCCTAATGCAGAAGATGCTGCTGAGCTCTTGAG GATGTGCTTGGCATGCGGGGTTCCAAAAACCTATTCTCACACGAAGGGAATGGTCTGCCCTATGTGTGGTGATCGACCTCCTCCTGCAGAATCGGACGCTGTGAGGAAGAAGGGTTCAGCAATCAAAGATAAGGAAAAGAGCAAGAGAATGAAGGGTCAGTCGTCGCATGCTACTTGGAAAAGTGAAACGGAAATGCAACTTAGACAGCAGTTTGATTAG